The following proteins come from a genomic window of Pseudomonas putida:
- a CDS encoding bifunctional allantoicase/(S)-ureidoglycine aminohydrolase, producing the protein MSNHSYFAPHGGHPAQTELLTDRAMFTEAYAVIPKGVMRDIVTSHLPFWDKMRMWVIARPLTGFAETFAQYIVEVAPEGGSERPELDPNAEAVVFVVEGEIDITVEGKHHTLGQGGYAFLAPGAEWSLRNNSKSNVTFHWLRKHYQKVEGLDIPESFVTHRDNATVIEMPGTEGRWVTTRFVDMADMRHDMHVNIVTFQPGGVIPFAETHVMEHGLYVLEGKAVYRLNQDWVEVEAGDFMWLRAFCPQACYAGGPGKFSYLLYKDVNRHVHLTLNPQR; encoded by the coding sequence ATGTCGAATCACTCCTACTTCGCCCCCCACGGTGGGCACCCGGCTCAAACCGAGCTGCTGACTGACCGTGCAATGTTCACCGAAGCCTATGCCGTCATTCCCAAAGGCGTGATGCGTGACATCGTCACCAGCCACCTGCCGTTCTGGGACAAGATGCGCATGTGGGTCATCGCCCGCCCACTCACCGGCTTTGCCGAAACCTTCGCCCAGTACATCGTCGAAGTGGCCCCGGAAGGCGGCAGCGAGCGTCCTGAACTGGACCCCAATGCCGAAGCCGTCGTATTCGTCGTCGAAGGCGAAATCGACATCACCGTCGAAGGCAAGCACCACACCCTGGGCCAGGGCGGTTACGCATTCCTCGCCCCGGGCGCCGAGTGGAGCCTGCGCAACAACAGCAAGTCCAACGTCACCTTCCACTGGCTGCGCAAGCACTACCAGAAGGTTGAAGGCCTGGATATCCCTGAGTCGTTCGTTACCCACCGCGACAACGCCACCGTCATCGAAATGCCGGGTACCGAAGGCCGCTGGGTCACTACCCGCTTCGTCGACATGGCCGACATGCGCCACGACATGCACGTCAACATCGTGACCTTCCAGCCGGGCGGCGTGATTCCGTTCGCTGAAACCCACGTCATGGAACACGGCCTGTACGTACTGGAAGGCAAGGCGGTCTATCGCTTGAACCAGGACTGGGTCGAAGTGGAAGCGGGCGACTTCATGTGGCTGCGTGCATTCTGCCCGCAAGCCTGCTACGCAGGCGGCCCAGGCAAGTTCAGCTACCTGCTGTACAAAGACGTGAACCGTCATGTGCACCTGACGCTGAACCCACAGCGTTAA